Proteins encoded by one window of Actinocorallia herbida:
- a CDS encoding GMC family oxidoreductase, translating into MVVGAGSAGCVLAARLSADPKVSVLLVEAGGSDRNPMFHIPKGFGLAMTDPKAAWLYPTAPFGPRATNEVWPRGRVLGGSSAINGMVYNRGQRADWDALVELGNKEFGWDAVLPAFRAMEDHALGGSQTRGAGGPLKVGGPAGPEPLCEEMIAAGAALGLRVTDDANDADDERIGYSIATIHKGRRVSAARAFLRPAMGRPNLKVATGQTATRLLLEGERAVGVEVRDRKGAVRELRARREVVLSLGSLNTPRLLQQSGIGPAAVLKEAGVEVRVERELIGAGLREHRCLVAKYRLRDDVGYNRHLSSPLRQAVTGMRYLATRKGPLATPAYDVIAFVKSDPSLERPDGQLLLGPMSPRTFEAGEKVAVESEPGLSCVGVVLRPEATGRVAITSADPDAPLLVDPNYFGDARDRATGAAVFRRMRELFEAEPIASRIASETLPGPAVATDEEIVEASLDRGYCGYHAVGTCAMGPEEEAVVDPLLRLRGVEGVRVVDCSVLPTMVAGNLNGPIMAIAWHAADLIRG; encoded by the coding sequence GTGGTGGTAGGTGCCGGTTCGGCGGGGTGCGTGCTCGCGGCGCGCCTGTCGGCGGATCCGAAGGTGAGCGTCCTGCTGGTCGAGGCCGGCGGGTCGGACCGCAACCCGATGTTCCACATCCCGAAGGGGTTCGGGCTGGCGATGACCGATCCGAAGGCGGCATGGCTGTACCCGACGGCGCCGTTCGGGCCGCGCGCGACGAACGAGGTCTGGCCGCGGGGGCGGGTGCTGGGCGGGTCGAGCGCGATCAACGGGATGGTCTACAACCGGGGGCAGCGCGCGGACTGGGACGCCCTGGTGGAGCTGGGGAACAAGGAGTTCGGGTGGGACGCGGTGCTGCCGGCGTTCCGGGCGATGGAGGACCACGCGCTGGGCGGGTCGCAGACGCGCGGTGCGGGCGGGCCGCTGAAGGTGGGGGGCCCGGCGGGTCCCGAGCCTCTGTGCGAGGAGATGATCGCGGCGGGGGCGGCGCTGGGGCTGCGGGTGACCGACGACGCGAACGACGCCGACGACGAGCGGATCGGGTACTCGATCGCGACGATCCACAAGGGGCGGCGGGTGAGCGCGGCGCGGGCGTTCCTGCGTCCGGCGATGGGGCGGCCGAACCTGAAGGTGGCGACCGGTCAGACGGCCACGCGGCTGCTGCTGGAGGGCGAGCGGGCGGTCGGGGTGGAGGTGCGGGACCGCAAGGGGGCGGTGCGCGAGCTGCGGGCGCGGCGCGAGGTGGTGCTTTCACTGGGCAGCCTGAACACGCCGCGGCTGCTCCAGCAGTCGGGGATCGGCCCGGCCGCGGTGCTGAAGGAGGCCGGGGTCGAGGTCAGGGTCGAGCGGGAACTGATCGGCGCGGGCCTGCGTGAGCACCGGTGCCTGGTCGCCAAGTACCGGCTGCGCGACGACGTCGGCTACAACCGGCACCTGTCGTCACCGCTGCGCCAGGCGGTGACGGGCATGCGGTACCTGGCGACGCGCAAGGGCCCGCTGGCGACGCCGGCGTACGACGTGATCGCGTTCGTGAAGTCCGACCCGTCACTGGAGCGGCCGGACGGGCAGCTGCTGCTGGGGCCGATGTCGCCGCGGACGTTCGAGGCCGGCGAGAAGGTCGCGGTGGAGAGCGAGCCGGGGCTGAGCTGCGTCGGCGTGGTGCTGCGGCCCGAGGCGACCGGCCGGGTCGCGATCACGTCCGCCGACCCGGACGCTCCCCTGCTGGTGGATCCGAACTACTTCGGCGACGCGCGCGACCGTGCCACGGGCGCCGCGGTGTTCCGGCGGATGCGCGAGCTCTTCGAAGCCGAGCCGATCGCGTCGCGGATCGCGTCCGAGACGCTGCCGGGCCCGGCCGTCGCGACGGACGAGGAGATCGTGGAGGCGTCCCTGGACCGGGGGTACTGCGGGTACCACGCGGTCGGGACGTGCGCGATGGGACCCGAGGAGGAGGCCGTGGTGGATCCGCTGCTGCGGCTGCGGGGCGTCGAAGGGGTCCGGGTGGTGGACTGCTCGGTGCTGCCGACGATGGTCGCGGGGAACCTGAACGGTCCGATCATGGCGATCGCGTGGCACGCCGCCGACCTGATCCGCGGGTAG
- a CDS encoding DUF3152 domain-containing protein → MINQKERPLVRSLRVPAGIAIVITATVAAALIARPGDPARTPAAAPTTPSATPTAASTPAPGPTPTPTKAAGRLQPLPRMVPTHADGAYKTAPGTAKAHDGDGTTVRYLVEVERGLPYTPAEFAEAVHLILNDPRGWGHRFVRVAEGPVDLRVSLTSPAEARQRCLPLDVGLALSCFQGGRAVINADRWNTGAPSYGRDIATYREYLISHEVGHGLGHGHTTCPGPGRAAPVMVQQTKSLYGCDPNPWPHPGRADR, encoded by the coding sequence GTGATCAACCAGAAAGAACGACCCCTCGTGCGCTCCCTGCGGGTTCCGGCCGGAATCGCCATCGTCATCACCGCCACCGTCGCCGCGGCCCTCATCGCCCGACCCGGCGATCCCGCGCGCACCCCGGCCGCAGCGCCCACGACGCCGTCGGCGACCCCGACCGCGGCATCCACGCCCGCGCCCGGTCCCACCCCGACGCCCACGAAAGCCGCAGGACGCCTCCAGCCGCTCCCGCGCATGGTCCCCACGCACGCCGACGGCGCCTACAAGACCGCCCCCGGCACCGCCAAGGCGCACGACGGCGACGGCACCACGGTCCGCTACCTCGTCGAAGTCGAACGCGGCCTGCCCTACACCCCCGCCGAGTTCGCCGAAGCCGTTCACCTGATCCTCAACGACCCCCGCGGCTGGGGCCACCGCTTCGTTCGCGTCGCCGAAGGCCCCGTGGACCTGCGCGTCTCGCTCACCAGCCCGGCCGAAGCCCGGCAGCGCTGCCTGCCCCTCGACGTCGGCCTCGCCCTGTCCTGCTTCCAGGGCGGCCGCGCCGTCATCAACGCCGACCGCTGGAACACCGGCGCCCCGTCCTACGGCCGCGACATCGCCACCTACCGCGAGTACCTCATCAGCCATGAGGTCGGCCACGGCCTGGGCCACGGGCACACCACCTGCCCGGGACCCGGCCGCGCCGCCCCCGTCATGGTCCAGCAGACCAAGTCGCTCTACGGCTGCGACCCGAACCCCTGGCCGCACCCCGGCCGCGCCGACCGGTAG
- a CDS encoding GNAT family N-acetyltransferase has protein sequence MAEPVITDAPERERFEVHLDGVLAGFAEYMRGPSLVVYPHTVVHREHEGRGLGSALARAVLDDARARGLKVLPTCPFIAAYMAAHPGYSDLHYRARSVVVD, from the coding sequence GTGGCCGAACCCGTCATCACCGACGCCCCCGAACGCGAGCGGTTCGAAGTCCACCTCGACGGCGTCCTCGCCGGATTCGCCGAGTACATGCGCGGCCCGTCCCTCGTCGTCTACCCGCACACCGTCGTGCACCGCGAGCACGAGGGCCGCGGCCTGGGCTCCGCGCTGGCCCGCGCCGTCCTGGACGACGCCCGGGCGCGCGGCCTGAAGGTCCTGCCGACCTGCCCGTTCATCGCCGCCTACATGGCCGCCCACCCCGGGTACTCCGACCTGCACTACCGGGCCCGCAGCGTCGTCGTGGACTAG
- a CDS encoding FtsX-like permease family protein, producing MMNLKSADPDGAGACADRYGDDLMTRIWQGIRADATDLAKGSEILLIGAWLLGLRTVAGLAVPVGGRMAGQTRRVGLLKAVGGTPGLVAAVALAEYLLVAVVAAAAGPAIGALTAPLLTESSAGLVGGVGTASLSWSTIGLVTAVALGVAAATSVPEVCAVRSGTVGARWPTRHARRTAPAG from the coding sequence ATGATGAACCTGAAGTCGGCCGACCCGGACGGAGCGGGGGCTTGCGCCGACCGGTACGGCGACGACCTCATGACGCGGATCTGGCAGGGCATCCGCGCCGATGCCACCGACTTGGCCAAGGGCTCCGAGATCCTGCTGATCGGCGCCTGGCTGCTCGGCCTTCGCACCGTGGCGGGTCTCGCGGTGCCGGTCGGTGGCCGGATGGCCGGCCAGACCCGGCGTGTCGGACTTCTGAAGGCCGTCGGCGGTACCCCGGGCCTGGTCGCGGCGGTGGCGCTCGCGGAGTATCTGCTCGTGGCCGTCGTGGCGGCCGCGGCCGGGCCGGCGATCGGGGCGCTGACCGCTCCGCTGCTCACCGAGTCCAGCGCCGGTCTCGTCGGTGGTGTGGGGACGGCGTCGTTGAGCTGGTCCACGATCGGCCTGGTGACGGCCGTCGCGCTCGGCGTCGCGGCGGCGACCTCGGTGCCGGAGGTGTGCGCGGTCCGGTCCGGCACGGTCGGCGCGCGCTGGCCGACGCGGCACGCCCGCCGCACCGCACCGGCCGGCTGA
- a CDS encoding long-chain-fatty-acid--CoA ligase: MTSTAQRPDGAGTHWVDSVARHAHGRPDRIALRFEGASTTYRDLHTRLTALAGALHARGVTHGDRVAILMTNRPEFAETLLAISRLGAIGVPVNFRLTAPEVVHIITDSGAKALITEAALAPLAAEARASAPVAALVVAGPTDVPGTLDYATLLAEGALPPTVQVADTDTALIMYTSGTTGAPKGAMLTHLNLLMQSFTVIRHWRLFGDDEVGLLASPLFHIAAVGCLAPHLLIGATTVIVPSGAFDAAATLDLIDGEGVTNAFFVPAQWQLLCDDPSASSRAGSLRIISWGAAPATVTLLERMAATFPQAANVAVFGQTEMSPVTCALDAADALRKIGSIGRPIPTVSARVVDGDMNDVAPGEVGEIVYRGPSTMQGYWNNPAATAEAFAGGWFHSGDLVRADEEGFLYVVDRKKDMIISGGENIYCAEVENVLAAHPGVGEVSVIGVPHPKWGETPLAVVVTRAGAPAPTLESLTDFCRDRLASYKKPTALVVVDALPRNASGKVLKHELRAAHSG, from the coding sequence ATGACCTCCACCGCGCAGCGCCCCGACGGGGCCGGAACGCACTGGGTCGACAGCGTCGCCCGCCACGCCCACGGCCGCCCCGACCGGATCGCCCTCCGCTTCGAAGGCGCCTCCACCACCTACCGCGACCTCCACACCCGCCTCACCGCCCTCGCCGGCGCCCTCCACGCACGCGGCGTCACCCACGGCGACCGGGTCGCCATCCTCATGACCAACCGGCCCGAGTTCGCCGAGACCCTCCTGGCGATCAGCCGCCTCGGCGCCATCGGCGTGCCCGTCAACTTCCGGCTCACCGCCCCCGAAGTCGTGCACATCATCACCGACTCCGGCGCCAAGGCCCTCATCACCGAAGCGGCCCTCGCGCCCCTCGCCGCCGAGGCCCGCGCCTCCGCGCCGGTCGCCGCGCTCGTCGTCGCCGGGCCCACCGACGTCCCCGGCACCCTCGACTACGCGACCCTGCTCGCCGAGGGCGCACTGCCGCCCACCGTCCAGGTCGCCGACACCGACACCGCCCTCATCATGTACACCTCCGGCACCACCGGAGCCCCCAAGGGCGCGATGCTCACCCACCTCAACCTGCTCATGCAGTCCTTCACCGTCATCCGCCACTGGCGGCTGTTCGGCGACGACGAGGTCGGCCTCCTGGCCTCGCCCCTGTTCCACATCGCGGCCGTCGGCTGCCTCGCCCCCCACCTGCTCATCGGCGCCACCACCGTCATCGTTCCCAGCGGCGCGTTCGACGCCGCCGCCACCTTGGACCTCATCGACGGCGAGGGCGTCACCAACGCGTTCTTCGTCCCCGCCCAGTGGCAGCTCCTGTGCGACGACCCCTCGGCGTCCAGCCGGGCCGGGAGCCTGCGCATCATCAGCTGGGGCGCCGCGCCCGCCACCGTCACCCTCCTGGAACGGATGGCCGCGACGTTCCCGCAGGCCGCCAACGTCGCCGTCTTCGGCCAGACCGAGATGTCCCCGGTCACCTGCGCCCTCGACGCCGCCGACGCCCTCCGCAAGATCGGCTCCATCGGCCGGCCCATCCCCACCGTGTCCGCCCGGGTGGTCGACGGCGACATGAACGACGTCGCCCCCGGCGAGGTCGGCGAGATCGTCTACCGCGGCCCCTCCACCATGCAGGGCTACTGGAACAACCCCGCCGCCACCGCGGAGGCCTTCGCGGGCGGCTGGTTCCACTCCGGCGACCTGGTGCGCGCCGACGAGGAGGGCTTCCTCTACGTCGTCGACCGCAAGAAGGACATGATCATCTCCGGTGGGGAGAACATCTACTGCGCCGAGGTCGAGAACGTCCTGGCCGCCCACCCGGGCGTCGGCGAGGTCTCCGTCATCGGCGTCCCCCACCCCAAGTGGGGCGAGACGCCCCTGGCCGTCGTCGTCACCCGCGCCGGAGCACCGGCCCCCACTCTGGAGAGCCTCACCGACTTCTGCCGCGACCGCCTCGCCTCCTACAAGAAGCCGACCGCGCTCGTCGTCGTCGACGCCCTGCCCCGCAACGCCTCGGGCAAGGTGCTCAAGCACGAGCTGCGCGCCGCCCACTCCGGCTGA
- a CDS encoding DUF817 domain-containing protein: MGYFIAQLLRFAWAEARACAFAVALFLGLALFSIIDTPLPRYDALLLYALAITGLFYLLRWETAGEVAVIGGFHLVGLIFEIVKVHLGSWSYPGDAWTKIGGVPLYSGFLYAAVGSYVCRAWRTLDLRLTGYRTTATATVSAAIYLNFLTHHFLPDLRLPLALLLIAATRRTAVHFTVGQARYRMPLALSFVLIGFFLWIAENIATYLGAWRYPYQQDTWNLVHADKFGAWALLVSVAFVLVAAWQARHGRLTEPAPETTAEPTPEPRTDQHQPQNVQ; the protein is encoded by the coding sequence GTGGGGTACTTCATCGCGCAACTCCTGCGCTTCGCCTGGGCCGAGGCCCGGGCCTGCGCCTTCGCCGTGGCACTCTTCCTCGGGCTCGCCCTCTTCTCCATCATCGACACACCCCTCCCGCGCTACGACGCACTCCTCCTCTACGCGCTCGCCATCACCGGACTCTTCTACCTCCTGCGCTGGGAGACCGCAGGCGAAGTCGCCGTCATCGGCGGATTCCACCTCGTCGGCCTCATCTTCGAAATCGTCAAAGTCCACCTCGGATCCTGGAGCTACCCCGGCGACGCCTGGACCAAGATCGGCGGAGTACCCCTCTACAGCGGCTTCCTCTACGCCGCCGTCGGCAGCTACGTCTGCCGCGCCTGGCGCACCCTCGACCTCCGCCTCACCGGCTACCGCACCACCGCGACGGCCACCGTCTCCGCCGCCATCTACCTCAACTTCCTCACCCACCACTTCCTCCCCGACCTCCGCCTTCCCCTCGCCCTCCTCCTCATCGCCGCCACCCGGCGCACCGCAGTCCACTTCACCGTCGGCCAAGCCCGCTACCGCATGCCCCTCGCCCTCTCCTTCGTCCTCATCGGCTTCTTCCTCTGGATCGCCGAGAACATCGCCACCTACCTCGGCGCCTGGCGCTACCCCTACCAACAGGACACCTGGAACCTCGTCCACGCCGACAAATTCGGCGCCTGGGCCCTCCTCGTCTCCGTCGCCTTCGTCCTCGTCGCCGCCTGGCAAGCCCGCCACGGCCGACTCACCGAACCAGCACCCGAAACCACTGCCGAACCCACCCCCGAACCCCGCACCGACCAGCACCAACCACAGAACGTACAGTGA
- a CDS encoding SMP-30/gluconolactonase/LRE family protein, whose protein sequence is MTKPALDPFQRRIPAAPPRSREERGPTPFPRTSALPLRGRAPEDVVVDGHGRLLCGVEGGAVLRVDPLSGAQEEVGNTGGRPLGLETLDDGRVLVCDADRGLLRLDPETGHAETLVADVAGVPLRFCSNAVAEADGTVWFTESTTRFAFAHYMGAILEHRPSGRLLRRSPTGEVDVVLDALYFANGLSLTPDGAALLLAETIGPTLSRVALTGHRAGVRDVVAPNLPGYPDNLSRFTDGRAWVALTNPRDPALDRLASAPAWAARALWALPDRLRPAGRATTWILAVDEHGAVLHDLQTPDAAYPMVTGVAEHDGDLYLAGLPGTALLRVHLSETP, encoded by the coding sequence ATGACCAAGCCCGCGCTCGACCCGTTCCAGCGGCGCATCCCGGCGGCTCCGCCGCGCAGCAGAGAAGAGCGCGGGCCCACGCCGTTCCCCCGGACGTCGGCGCTGCCGCTGCGCGGGCGGGCACCGGAGGACGTCGTCGTGGACGGGCACGGAAGGCTGCTGTGCGGGGTCGAGGGCGGCGCGGTCCTCCGGGTCGACCCCCTCAGCGGGGCGCAGGAGGAGGTCGGGAACACCGGCGGACGGCCGCTCGGCCTCGAGACACTCGACGACGGACGGGTCCTGGTGTGCGACGCCGATCGCGGACTGCTCAGGCTCGACCCCGAGACCGGACACGCCGAGACCCTCGTCGCCGACGTCGCGGGCGTCCCTCTGCGGTTCTGCTCCAACGCCGTCGCCGAAGCCGACGGGACCGTCTGGTTCACCGAGTCCACCACCCGGTTCGCCTTCGCGCACTACATGGGCGCGATCCTGGAGCACCGCCCGTCCGGCCGCCTCCTGCGCCGCTCCCCCACCGGCGAGGTCGACGTCGTCCTGGACGCCCTGTACTTCGCCAACGGCCTCTCCCTCACCCCCGACGGCGCAGCGCTCCTCCTCGCCGAGACCATCGGACCGACCCTCAGCCGCGTCGCCCTCACCGGCCACCGCGCGGGCGTCCGCGACGTCGTGGCACCCAACCTGCCCGGCTACCCCGACAACCTCTCGCGCTTCACCGACGGCCGCGCCTGGGTCGCCCTCACCAACCCCCGCGACCCCGCACTCGACCGCCTCGCCTCCGCCCCGGCCTGGGCCGCCCGCGCCCTGTGGGCACTGCCCGACCGGCTGCGCCCCGCAGGCCGCGCCACCACCTGGATCCTCGCCGTCGACGAGCACGGCGCCGTCCTGCACGACCTCCAGACCCCCGACGCCGCCTACCCCATGGTCACCGGCGTCGCCGAACACGACGGCGACCTCTACCTCGCCGGGCTCCCCGGCACCGCTCTCCTGCGCGTCCACCTGTCCGAGACGCCCTGA
- a CDS encoding DUF6790 family protein gives MQLVAIAAIALIGAAIHWTRKRRTPTRPGEAADTFLVWWLAVAIGIGGILGACAHLFDGPGTAEMIGYTRGNGGFQYENAMGDLSIGIAGVLCIWYRGNFWLAVIIIMSIQYLGDAAGHLYYWFAEDNTRPGNIGAPLYLDFLEPILAWILYRISHEHGGDALQRPRRHA, from the coding sequence ATGCAACTCGTCGCCATCGCGGCCATCGCCCTCATCGGCGCCGCGATCCACTGGACCCGCAAACGCCGCACCCCCACCCGCCCCGGCGAAGCCGCCGACACCTTCCTCGTCTGGTGGCTCGCCGTCGCCATCGGCATCGGCGGCATCCTCGGCGCCTGCGCCCACCTCTTCGACGGCCCCGGCACCGCCGAAATGATCGGCTACACCCGCGGCAACGGCGGCTTCCAGTACGAGAACGCCATGGGCGACCTCTCCATCGGCATCGCAGGCGTCCTGTGCATCTGGTACCGCGGCAACTTCTGGCTCGCCGTCATCATCATCATGTCCATCCAGTACCTCGGCGACGCCGCAGGCCACCTCTACTACTGGTTCGCCGAAGACAACACCCGGCCCGGCAACATCGGCGCCCCGCTCTACCTCGACTTCCTCGAACCCATCCTCGCCTGGATCCTCTACCGGATCTCACACGAACACGGCGGCGACGCCCTCCAGCGGCCCCGGCGTCACGCCTGA
- a CDS encoding metallophosphoesterase, translating into MSRALNVGEGCAVGVVFVLVLLVILGVLGGLHRYVWRRVVRETTSAGTPWRRLGTAVFVAGPLLMLATFIGSRAGLPFWLVKVLAWPGYLWVAVALYLLLGVLVGEAVRPALRWWLRRRAARETAGAQAPAPVPITVPGEASAVALAAEPAAESEPGAEVPADPSRRVFVARVVGGAAAAVAVGTAGYGTYGVLRGPRVKRVTVPLARLPRSAHGFRIAVVSDVHLGPILGRGFAERVVATVNATQPDLIAVVGDLVDGTVDDLRSAVEPIGGLRARHGAFFVTGNHEYFSDADAWVGHVRELGLRLLANERVELPGFDLAGVNDVAGEDYGDGPDLAAALADRDPSRTSVLLAHQPVFVHEAVAHGVDLQLSGHTHGGQLWPMNFVAGLANPTVAGLDRFGDTQLYVSRGAGAWGPPTRVGAPSDVTVVELASRQA; encoded by the coding sequence GTGAGCCGTGCGCTGAACGTCGGGGAGGGCTGCGCCGTGGGTGTCGTGTTCGTTCTGGTCCTATTGGTGATCTTGGGTGTGCTGGGTGGGCTGCACCGGTACGTGTGGCGCAGGGTCGTCAGGGAGACGACCTCGGCCGGGACGCCGTGGCGACGCCTAGGCACCGCGGTGTTCGTGGCGGGTCCCCTGCTCATGCTCGCGACGTTCATCGGCTCCCGGGCGGGGCTGCCGTTCTGGCTGGTGAAGGTCCTCGCGTGGCCGGGGTACCTGTGGGTGGCGGTCGCCCTGTATCTGCTGCTCGGCGTGCTCGTCGGCGAGGCGGTCCGGCCCGCGCTGCGGTGGTGGCTGCGCCGGCGGGCGGCGCGGGAGACCGCGGGTGCGCAGGCTCCGGCCCCTGTCCCGATCACCGTGCCCGGCGAGGCGTCGGCCGTCGCCCTGGCCGCGGAGCCTGCCGCGGAGTCCGAGCCCGGCGCGGAGGTCCCTGCGGACCCGTCGCGGCGGGTGTTCGTGGCGCGGGTCGTGGGCGGCGCCGCGGCCGCCGTGGCGGTCGGCACGGCCGGATACGGGACGTACGGGGTGCTGCGCGGGCCGCGGGTGAAGCGGGTGACGGTACCGCTGGCGCGGCTGCCCCGGTCGGCGCACGGGTTCCGGATCGCGGTGGTGAGCGACGTCCACCTGGGTCCGATCCTGGGGCGCGGGTTCGCCGAGCGGGTCGTGGCGACGGTGAACGCGACGCAGCCGGATCTGATCGCGGTGGTCGGTGACCTGGTGGACGGGACGGTCGACGACCTGAGGTCGGCGGTGGAGCCGATCGGCGGGTTGCGGGCGCGTCATGGGGCGTTCTTCGTGACGGGCAATCATGAGTATTTCTCTGATGCGGACGCGTGGGTGGGCCACGTGCGGGAGTTGGGGCTGAGGTTGCTGGCGAACGAGCGGGTAGAGCTGCCCGGGTTCGATCTGGCGGGTGTGAACGACGTGGCGGGCGAGGACTACGGGGACGGTCCGGATCTGGCGGCGGCGCTGGCGGACCGGGATCCTTCGCGGACGTCGGTGCTGCTGGCGCATCAGCCGGTGTTCGTGCATGAGGCCGTGGCGCACGGGGTGGACCTGCAGCTGTCGGGGCACACCCATGGCGGTCAGCTGTGGCCGATGAACTTCGTGGCGGGGCTGGCGAATCCGACGGTGGCGGGGCTCGACCGTTTCGGGGACACGCAGTTGTACGTGTCGCGGGGTGCGGGCGCGTGGGGTCCGCCGACCCGGGTGGGGGCGCCTTCGGACGTGACGGTCGTGGAGTTGGCGTCGCGTCAGGCGTGA